Proteins from a genomic interval of Treponema brennaborense DSM 12168:
- a CDS encoding pectinesterase family protein, which translates to MIDLYVFPLTEKNAAAMPFRAADKLTIYGIQNAFTYIAAYNGGIGRSGGASASEPFTLHLAAGEYREILRYDEPNSLFMNGPNGAQTCSAACAVRAENCEAFRKDTENRALFTVGPKATFVSLKNFTLENTHVKTSPDEALGNQAEAFCFHNQNGVLVAENMQFMSRQDTIHVKGFSRFYRCYVTGDIDYVWGYNNLTLFEECTLHTRQDNRGEDLPAYVLQARTLAGKPGFVFLNCKFSVDPRPTSPVYIARTSGTGSAASADRWDSVALINCTVDSGYDAAFWTDDGGRAVYPERGTALTGWREYGTKIAYPDGSIKPADVRFRHKAGYVLSAVEYGLFYRDCERIVKDTPLASAVRSE; encoded by the coding sequence ATGATAGACTTATACGTTTTTCCGCTTACGGAAAAGAACGCCGCGGCGATGCCTTTCCGGGCGGCGGATAAATTGACGATATACGGTATTCAAAATGCGTTTACATATATTGCGGCGTACAACGGCGGTATCGGTCGTAGCGGCGGTGCGTCCGCGTCCGAACCGTTCACGCTGCATTTGGCGGCGGGCGAATATCGGGAAATCCTGCGTTACGACGAACCAAATTCGCTTTTCATGAATGGGCCGAACGGAGCGCAGACGTGCAGCGCGGCGTGCGCGGTGCGGGCGGAAAATTGTGAAGCCTTCCGTAAAGACACGGAAAACCGCGCGCTCTTTACCGTCGGGCCGAAGGCGACGTTCGTTTCTCTGAAAAATTTTACGCTTGAAAATACGCACGTAAAAACGTCGCCGGATGAAGCACTCGGCAATCAGGCGGAAGCGTTCTGTTTTCATAATCAGAACGGCGTGCTTGTTGCGGAAAACATGCAGTTTATGAGCCGTCAGGATACGATCCACGTTAAAGGATTCAGCCGGTTTTACCGCTGCTACGTTACCGGCGACATCGATTACGTGTGGGGCTACAACAATCTTACGTTATTCGAGGAATGTACGCTGCACACCCGGCAGGACAATCGCGGCGAGGATCTTCCGGCATACGTACTGCAGGCACGCACGCTTGCCGGAAAACCCGGCTTCGTGTTTTTGAACTGTAAATTTTCGGTCGATCCGCGTCCGACATCTCCGGTGTATATCGCCCGGACAAGCGGCACGGGTTCGGCGGCATCCGCCGATCGCTGGGACAGCGTGGCGCTCATCAATTGCACGGTTGACAGCGGGTACGACGCGGCGTTTTGGACGGACGACGGCGGTCGTGCCGTTTATCCCGAACGCGGAACGGCGCTCACCGGCTGGCGTGAATACGGAACAAAAATCGCGTATCCCGACGGCAGCATAAAACCGGCGGACGTCCGCTTCCGTCATAAAGCCGGATACGTGCTGTCTGCGGTCGAATACGGGCTTTTTTACCGCGACTGCGAACGGATCGTAAAGGACACTCCGCTTGCGTCTGCCGTACGGTCGGAATAG
- a CDS encoding copper homeostasis protein CutC — MNDYILEVCVDSVESALAATEGGATRLELCSALIVGGVTPSACLFEAVRGATRLPVRVLIRPRFGDFCYSVHEFEIIRNEVALYRKLGADGVVIGCLQPDGALDTPRLRILKETAGALPITLHRAFDMCRNPFETLEQAERLGIDTVLTSGQKQNCTQGSALLADLNKRFGSDITIMAGGGVSADGIRKLYETTGITAFHLSGKTTVKSAMTYRNPAVRMGLESISEYGILLTDMRRIRAAADVLRGL, encoded by the coding sequence ATGAACGATTACATTCTTGAAGTATGCGTAGATTCGGTAGAGTCTGCGTTGGCCGCAACGGAAGGCGGCGCGACGCGACTGGAATTATGTTCCGCGCTCATCGTCGGCGGCGTTACGCCTTCTGCGTGCCTGTTTGAAGCCGTACGCGGCGCGACGCGGCTGCCCGTGCGAGTGCTTATCCGGCCGCGCTTCGGTGATTTTTGTTATTCGGTTCACGAATTCGAAATCATCCGGAACGAAGTCGCTTTATACCGAAAACTCGGCGCGGACGGCGTTGTTATCGGCTGTCTGCAGCCGGACGGCGCGCTCGATACGCCGCGGCTTCGGATTTTGAAAGAAACGGCGGGAGCGCTTCCGATTACGTTGCACCGCGCGTTCGACATGTGCCGGAATCCGTTTGAAACGCTGGAGCAAGCCGAACGGCTGGGAATCGATACCGTGCTTACTTCAGGACAAAAACAGAACTGTACGCAGGGTTCCGCCCTGCTTGCGGACCTGAATAAACGTTTCGGATCGGACATAACGATTATGGCCGGCGGCGGAGTTTCGGCAGACGGCATACGGAAATTGTACGAGACAACCGGCATCACGGCGTTTCACCTGTCCGGAAAAACGACGGTCAAAAGCGCCATGACCTACCGCAATCCCGCCGTCCGCATGGGACTGGAAAGCATCAGCGAATACGGCATACTGCTGACCGACATGCGTCGGATACGGGCCGCGGCGGACGTTCTGCGCGGACTGTAG
- a CDS encoding ROK family protein, with protein MNYVGVDLGGTNMTAAVLDDSYAVIAQAKRLTSCPRPYDAILDDVARTVLDAVEKAGISPSDFAYVGVGSPGVVSAADGVVIDAVNLGFKNVPLGSYLSRKLGVRVILENDANAAAYGEFLAGAAKNTNDFIALTIGTGIGSGVILDKNIYRGANGVGGELGHTVVVLDGRPCSCGRKGCMDVYASATGLITSTKEAMRADGRSLLWRLVNGDISAVNGASAFSAAKQGDETACAVVASYVRVLAACVTNIVNIFQPDMISIAGGVSREGEYLLEPVRALVQSECLKNPKGRVPIICAATLQDKAGVIGAALLGVRNR; from the coding sequence ATGAATTACGTCGGTGTCGATTTAGGCGGAACGAACATGACCGCCGCCGTTCTTGACGATTCGTACGCTGTCATAGCGCAGGCGAAGCGTCTCACTTCCTGTCCGCGCCCGTACGACGCCATTTTGGACGACGTTGCGCGGACGGTTCTCGATGCGGTTGAAAAGGCGGGAATATCTCCGTCCGATTTCGCTTATGTGGGAGTCGGCAGTCCGGGCGTGGTTTCCGCAGCGGACGGCGTTGTTATCGACGCGGTGAATCTGGGATTCAAAAACGTTCCGCTCGGTTCGTATCTGTCGCGGAAACTCGGTGTGCGCGTAATTTTGGAAAACGATGCGAACGCCGCCGCTTACGGTGAATTTCTTGCCGGCGCGGCAAAAAATACGAATGATTTTATTGCGCTCACGATCGGTACCGGAATCGGCAGCGGCGTTATTCTGGACAAAAATATATACCGCGGTGCGAACGGCGTCGGCGGTGAATTAGGGCATACCGTCGTCGTGCTCGACGGCCGCCCCTGTTCGTGCGGAAGGAAAGGCTGCATGGACGTGTACGCTTCAGCAACGGGACTCATTACAAGTACGAAAGAAGCCATGCGTGCGGACGGGCGGAGTCTCCTATGGCGGCTGGTGAACGGTGATATTTCCGCGGTGAACGGCGCCTCCGCGTTTTCGGCAGCGAAGCAGGGAGACGAAACGGCCTGCGCCGTCGTCGCCTCGTACGTGCGCGTTCTCGCGGCGTGCGTTACGAATATCGTGAATATTTTCCAGCCCGATATGATTTCGATTGCCGGCGGCGTAAGCCGCGAAGGCGAATATTTGCTCGAGCCGGTGCGCGCTCTGGTTCAGTCCGAATGTCTGAAAAATCCCAAAGGCCGCGTTCCGATCATCTGCGCCGCGACTTTGCAGGATAAAGCCGGCGTTATCGGTGCGGCGCTGCTGGGCGTGCGGAATCGGTAA
- a CDS encoding glycoside hydrolase family 28 protein encodes MCELNLKNFGAKADGIYNNAAAFAEAVSVLHEAGGGTLTVPAGIWKTGPIRLCAKMTLHLAEGAVLRFIPDPELYPPVYTRWEGVECYAMQACLYCADSDSVTVTGKGVIDGSGDTWWDLRWQKADQGGPKSPIECKLAALNPGYRSQPGGGGGREVQFLRPALVQFYNCTNVRLEQVTLENSPFWTVHPVYCDNLLVRGITIQNPKDAPNTDGIDIDSCTNVQIVDCEVSVGDDGIALKSGSGEDGIRVNRPTRNVTVRGCTVRDAHGGMVIGSETAAGIRHVLAENCRFPGTDRGVRIKSRRGRGGEIYDVKLRNLVMEDNLCPIAINMYYKCGETDPKSPLFSLDAQPVTDSTPHVHDVEITGVRASGCKASAGFIAGLPESPVGNLVIKDCVFRTDERSPESPMNSDMFYGLPEVAEKSFRVLNAPGALFENVRIEGPSEPFVYG; translated from the coding sequence GTGTGTGAATTGAATTTGAAAAATTTCGGTGCGAAAGCCGATGGAATATACAATAACGCCGCCGCGTTTGCAGAAGCGGTGTCGGTACTGCACGAAGCGGGGGGCGGCACGCTGACCGTTCCCGCGGGAATCTGGAAGACCGGGCCGATCAGATTATGTGCCAAAATGACGCTGCATCTTGCAGAAGGTGCCGTTCTCCGTTTTATTCCCGATCCGGAATTGTATCCGCCGGTGTATACGCGCTGGGAAGGCGTGGAATGTTACGCGATGCAGGCGTGCCTGTACTGTGCCGATTCCGACTCCGTAACGGTAACGGGCAAGGGTGTTATAGACGGCTCCGGCGATACGTGGTGGGATTTGCGCTGGCAGAAGGCGGATCAGGGAGGCCCCAAGTCGCCGATAGAATGCAAACTTGCGGCGCTGAATCCCGGATATCGGTCGCAGCCCGGCGGCGGCGGCGGTCGTGAAGTGCAGTTTCTGCGGCCGGCGCTCGTTCAGTTTTATAATTGTACGAACGTCCGGCTGGAACAGGTAACACTCGAAAATTCACCGTTTTGGACGGTACATCCGGTATACTGCGACAATCTGCTCGTTCGCGGCATAACGATACAGAATCCCAAAGACGCGCCGAACACCGACGGTATCGACATAGATTCGTGCACGAACGTGCAGATTGTCGACTGCGAAGTGAGCGTCGGCGACGACGGCATCGCGCTCAAATCCGGTTCCGGCGAGGACGGTATTCGCGTCAACAGGCCGACGCGAAACGTAACGGTGCGCGGCTGCACGGTGCGCGACGCGCACGGCGGTATGGTCATCGGCAGTGAGACTGCCGCCGGCATTCGGCATGTACTTGCGGAAAACTGCCGGTTTCCCGGAACCGATCGCGGAGTCAGAATAAAATCGCGTCGGGGACGCGGCGGTGAAATATACGACGTCAAACTGCGTAATCTGGTTATGGAAGATAATCTGTGTCCGATTGCGATCAACATGTACTATAAATGCGGTGAAACCGATCCTAAAAGTCCGCTGTTTTCGCTCGACGCGCAGCCGGTTACCGATTCGACTCCGCACGTGCACGATGTGGAAATTACCGGAGTCCGTGCTTCAGGCTGCAAGGCGTCGGCGGGATTTATCGCGGGACTCCCCGAATCGCCGGTCGGCAATCTGGTCATAAAAGACTGCGTGTTTCGGACGGACGAACGGTCGCCCGAGTCGCCGATGAACTCGGATATGTTTTACGGATTGCCCGAAGTGGCGGAAAAAAGTTTTCGGGTTTTAAATGCGCCGGGAGCGCTCTTTGAAAACGTTCGGATAGAAGGTCCTTCCGAACCGTTCGTTTACGGGTGA
- a CDS encoding flavodoxin domain-containing protein, whose translation MNVLVVYQSNTGFTAQYAEWIAQALGGEAKPLKQVTASEISAAGMVIYGGWIFGNMISGLNKMTGRGCKPAAVFAVGATPASERISQAITETNKLGDTPFFYLEGGFRTDKLSFFQKILLKMVKKMAAQKENKTEQDLFMEQTLGTSFDRSDKKTIEPLVTYCKGLNG comes from the coding sequence ATGAACGTTCTCGTAGTTTATCAAAGCAACACCGGATTTACCGCGCAATACGCCGAATGGATCGCGCAGGCGCTCGGCGGCGAAGCCAAACCGCTGAAACAAGTGACGGCATCCGAAATATCCGCAGCCGGTATGGTGATATACGGAGGCTGGATTTTCGGCAACATGATATCGGGACTGAATAAAATGACCGGACGCGGCTGTAAACCGGCAGCCGTTTTCGCCGTGGGAGCAACGCCCGCAAGCGAACGAATCTCGCAGGCAATAACGGAAACGAACAAACTCGGCGACACGCCGTTTTTTTATCTGGAAGGCGGGTTTCGGACGGACAAACTTTCATTTTTCCAGAAGATACTGCTCAAAATGGTAAAAAAAATGGCTGCACAAAAAGAAAACAAAACGGAACAGGATTTGTTCATGGAGCAAACGCTGGGAACGTCTTTTGACCGTTCGGATAAAAAAACGATTGAACCGCTCGTAACCTACTGCAAAGGCCTGAACGGATAA
- a CDS encoding putative sulfate exporter family transporter — protein sequence MKTENTLRGNALFFTAIVCVAGLALASSFLANLIPYHLISAGVFAMLAGMAIHPLLAGIGLTGRGNGFEHGVQFVSKRILKAGIILM from the coding sequence ATGAAAACTGAAAACACACTGCGCGGCAATGCGTTATTTTTTACGGCGATCGTATGCGTCGCGGGACTCGCCCTCGCGTCATCATTTCTTGCAAATCTGATACCGTACCATCTGATTTCAGCCGGCGTCTTTGCGATGCTTGCGGGAATGGCCATTCATCCGCTGCTGGCCGGAATCGGACTGACGGGCCGCGGCAACGGTTTTGAACACGGCGTTCAATTCGTTTCAAAACGGATCCTGAAAGCAGGAATTATCCTGATGTGA
- a CDS encoding YeiH family protein, with protein MSFSQVLLVGKFSLIVMSFTLIAAFGFGNLFGRLFKMNWKLSNLISAGTGICGGSAIAAIAPVIEADDGDIAYAISATFLFDIVMVIAFPLMGRFFGMTDMGYGLWAGTAVNDTSSVVAAGYAFSEAAGNFATIVKLTRTLSIVPIVLLFGYINGRISGRNAPQSASEKNAGSAAADKSAAKRTAKSVTDSVTKIFPWFILAFLGFVALRSAAEACSPRFLSAELIESVADGAAKLSKFAFVMALGAIGLKTSFGKVAKSGPKPMLHGFIISLLVVVVSFIVQAFLGQM; from the coding sequence CTGAGCTTTTCACAGGTACTGCTCGTCGGCAAATTTTCGCTCATCGTGATGTCGTTCACGCTGATAGCGGCATTCGGCTTCGGCAATCTGTTCGGCAGACTGTTCAAAATGAACTGGAAACTTTCCAACCTCATTTCCGCCGGAACCGGTATCTGCGGAGGCTCGGCCATCGCGGCTATCGCGCCGGTCATTGAAGCGGACGACGGCGACATCGCTTACGCGATTTCCGCAACGTTTCTGTTCGACATCGTTATGGTTATCGCGTTTCCCCTCATGGGCCGATTTTTCGGGATGACCGACATGGGATACGGATTATGGGCGGGAACGGCCGTGAACGACACGTCTTCTGTCGTTGCAGCCGGATACGCGTTTTCCGAAGCCGCCGGAAACTTTGCAACCATCGTAAAACTGACCAGAACGCTTTCCATCGTACCGATCGTACTGCTGTTCGGATATATAAACGGGCGGATAAGCGGACGGAACGCCCCGCAGTCCGCGTCGGAAAAAAACGCGGGTTCGGCAGCCGCCGATAAATCCGCTGCCAAACGTACGGCTAAATCCGTTACCGATTCCGTTACCAAAATATTTCCCTGGTTTATCCTTGCCTTTTTGGGCTTCGTGGCACTGCGCAGTGCCGCAGAAGCGTGCAGTCCGCGCTTTTTGAGTGCGGAACTTATCGAATCGGTTGCGGACGGTGCGGCGAAACTGAGTAAATTCGCGTTCGTCATGGCGCTCGGCGCGATCGGCCTCAAAACGTCGTTCGGAAAAGTCGCAAAAAGCGGTCCCAAACCAATGCTGCACGGATTTATCATTTCGCTGCTCGTCGTGGTAGTATCGTTCATCGTTCAGGCATTTTTGGGACAGATGTAA
- a CDS encoding helix-turn-helix domain-containing protein codes for MDFRSRLREEIIFSGLSNKEVAAKAGITKRALDSYVSSQACMPSADVAVRLALVLNTSVEYLVTGETFQIQTAGSKENIRKLLHIFSSLPEKQKNLLLVIADDIQQYLS; via the coding sequence ATGGACTTCAGGTCGAGATTAAGAGAGGAAATTATATTTTCAGGATTATCAAATAAAGAGGTGGCGGCGAAAGCCGGAATAACGAAACGCGCCTTAGACAGCTACGTAAGCAGTCAAGCCTGTATGCCTTCCGCCGATGTAGCTGTCCGTCTGGCACTGGTACTGAATACAAGCGTCGAATATCTTGTCACCGGTGAAACATTCCAGATTCAAACTGCCGGATCAAAAGAAAATATCCGTAAACTGCTGCATATTTTTTCATCTCTTCCGGAAAAACAAAAGAACCTTCTCCTGGTTATTGCAGATGATATCCAGCAGTACCTGTCATAA
- a CDS encoding Lipl32 family lipoprotein, translated as MKKVLITALAAAVFFTAGCKSATLKTDSELPIFGTDAEKTSAGGKKICIPYADVTGYYGYVSSGSLPDEVANGKNIRYLYLWLPFTVPELGVRMASPAVGIPAEKDFVENTWETDAQNNRLYFDPWIRLERAVDIIDLEDIPSRINSTKWLTYGTNDDNPEMPANPAGKKYNSLLRISNDPRNPAKALIRGLYRIGFTCYKTGDVQGSFIVQVGAPVKLAGAVMVKEKTSLLPAIQAAESAE; from the coding sequence ATGAAAAAAGTTTTGATCACTGCACTTGCCGCAGCCGTATTTTTTACGGCAGGCTGCAAATCGGCAACCCTGAAAACCGATTCGGAATTACCGATCTTCGGTACGGATGCGGAAAAAACTTCCGCGGGCGGCAAAAAAATATGTATTCCGTACGCAGACGTAACGGGTTATTACGGATACGTAAGTTCCGGATCGTTACCGGACGAAGTCGCCAATGGCAAAAATATACGCTATTTATATTTATGGCTGCCGTTCACCGTCCCGGAACTCGGCGTCAGGATGGCATCCCCGGCAGTGGGAATTCCGGCGGAAAAAGACTTCGTTGAGAACACATGGGAAACGGACGCCCAAAACAACCGGTTGTACTTTGATCCGTGGATCCGCCTGGAACGGGCGGTGGATATTATCGACCTGGAAGACATTCCGTCCAGAATCAATTCCACTAAATGGCTTACGTACGGCACAAACGACGACAATCCGGAAATGCCCGCGAATCCTGCCGGCAAAAAATACAATTCACTGCTGCGGATCTCAAACGATCCGAGAAATCCGGCGAAAGCTTTAATTCGCGGACTGTACCGAATCGGATTTACCTGCTACAAAACGGGAGACGTACAAGGATCTTTTATCGTGCAAGTCGGAGCGCCGGTCAAACTGGCCGGCGCCGTTATGGTAAAAGAGAAGACTTCCCTTTTACCCGCTATTCAGGCTGCGGAAAGTGCGGAATAA
- a CDS encoding LysR family transcriptional regulator, whose amino-acid sequence MIDFRLKTFLAVCRTLNYTKAAEEVHVTQPAVSQHIQYLEREFNCKLFEHRGKQLFKTPKAETLERFALQLTRNVRIMEDGMRLLPDELPLIRIGATKTIGEYELPRLLERHLESARFSVRIDNTLNLLNAIDGGALDLALIEGFFNKSLYETYPYKTESFTGFCSVRHPFAGRRVLPDALFAERLLIREPGSGSRDIFEQFLTMNNCSLEQFRSVNSINSVSVIAALVARGAGISFGYDSIVRADPALERFHVEGLAERHAYTIVRMKNCADDSARRFAERLAAESA is encoded by the coding sequence ATGATAGATTTCAGGCTGAAAACCTTTCTCGCCGTGTGCCGGACGCTGAACTATACGAAAGCGGCGGAAGAAGTTCACGTAACTCAGCCGGCCGTGAGTCAGCATATTCAGTATCTTGAACGGGAATTCAACTGTAAACTGTTTGAACACAGGGGCAAACAGCTTTTCAAAACGCCGAAGGCCGAGACGCTTGAACGGTTCGCCCTGCAGCTGACGCGAAACGTGCGGATCATGGAAGACGGAATGCGCCTTTTGCCGGACGAGCTGCCGCTGATTAGAATCGGCGCAACCAAAACGATCGGCGAATACGAATTGCCGCGGCTGCTTGAACGGCATTTGGAAAGCGCGCGCTTCAGCGTGCGGATCGACAATACGCTTAATTTACTGAACGCGATAGACGGCGGCGCGCTTGATCTTGCCCTGATTGAAGGATTTTTCAATAAATCTTTGTATGAAACGTACCCGTACAAAACAGAGTCTTTCACCGGATTCTGCTCCGTTCGGCATCCTTTTGCCGGGCGGCGAGTTTTGCCGGACGCCCTTTTTGCCGAACGGCTTTTGATTCGCGAACCCGGTTCGGGCAGCCGCGACATCTTCGAGCAGTTTCTGACGATGAACAACTGTTCGCTCGAGCAGTTCCGCTCGGTAAACAGCATCAACAGCGTGTCGGTCATCGCGGCGCTGGTTGCGCGCGGTGCAGGGATCAGTTTCGGTTATGATTCGATAGTACGCGCTGATCCCGCGCTTGAACGGTTTCACGTTGAAGGTTTGGCGGAAAGGCACGCATACACGATCGTTCGCATGAAAAATTGCGCCGACGATTCGGCGCGGCGTTTTGCCGAACGGTTGGCAGCCGAATCCGCGTAA
- a CDS encoding GIY-YIG nuclease family protein, which yields MAGKTIKLYITGDEQKNLKSAELSNWTGKAYIGERKHVPAILKIEEISNPGIYFLINQEQNSIQKTIYIGEADEVNTRLKNHITGKDWWDSFVVFISKDANLTKAHVRYLEKRFYQIAKANTTAFNLRNLTEPPGSKLPYCDIDDLEEYLNNMIFILQNLGLLDFAKTDEIETPKEDNTNIFYIALTAERTDQSGNQLKGMLQITKSGYRLLKGSYIEKNERESFKNHCYYPLRKKIETERVFKNCDYEGVYILDKDIDFNSSSAAASIVKARATNGPKEWKLQNGMTLDAWETKEF from the coding sequence ATGGCGGGAAAAACGATAAAACTATATATCACAGGTGATGAGCAGAAAAACCTCAAATCAGCAGAACTGAGTAATTGGACTGGTAAAGCATATATCGGCGAAAGAAAACATGTTCCAGCTATTCTAAAAATAGAAGAAATATCGAATCCGGGTATTTACTTTCTTATTAATCAAGAGCAAAACAGTATACAAAAAACTATATATATCGGTGAAGCTGATGAAGTAAATACAAGATTGAAGAATCACATAACAGGAAAAGATTGGTGGGATTCTTTTGTCGTGTTTATAAGTAAAGACGCCAATCTCACTAAAGCACATGTCAGATACTTGGAAAAACGTTTTTACCAAATTGCAAAAGCTAATACGACGGCGTTTAATCTCCGAAATCTTACCGAACCGCCGGGATCAAAACTACCATATTGTGATATCGATGATTTAGAAGAATACTTAAATAATATGATATTCATTTTGCAAAATCTCGGATTATTGGATTTTGCAAAAACAGATGAAATCGAAACGCCAAAAGAAGACAATACGAACATATTTTATATTGCATTAACGGCTGAAAGAACCGATCAATCAGGGAATCAATTAAAAGGAATGTTGCAAATAACAAAATCAGGATATAGATTACTAAAAGGATCATATATCGAAAAAAATGAAAGAGAAAGTTTTAAAAATCATTGTTATTATCCGTTACGCAAAAAAATAGAAACGGAAAGGGTATTTAAAAATTGCGATTATGAAGGGGTCTACATTCTTGATAAAGATATCGATTTTAATTCATCTTCTGCAGCAGCGTCCATTGTCAAAGCGAGGGCAACAAATGGTCCGAAAGAGTGGAAACTGCAAAATGGAATGACTCTGGATGCATGGGAAACAAAAGAATTCTAG
- a CDS encoding sugar kinase: MKKVVTFGELMLRLAPQGYYRFQQVDSFGATFGGGEANVAVSLANYGYDACFVTKLPKHAIGQSAVNSLRRYGVNTAHIARGGDRVGIYYLEKGASQRGSVCIYDRAHSAIQEASSADFNWEEIFKGAEWFHFTGITPALGQNMVNVCLEACKAAKKAGVKISCDLNYRGKLWTREQARTAMTELCKYVDVCISNEEDAKDVFGIEAANSDIYGGKLDKEGYKSVAKQLADTFGFEKVAITLRTSISANDNDWAALLFDGTDYCFSKEYHMHIVDRVGGGDSFGGGLIYALLEGKSTQDAVEFAVAASCLKHTIEGDYNMVTVDEVEKLAAGNASGRVQR; this comes from the coding sequence ATGAAGAAGGTTGTTACATTCGGTGAACTGATGCTGCGCCTTGCCCCGCAGGGATATTATCGTTTTCAGCAGGTCGATTCGTTCGGCGCTACGTTCGGCGGCGGTGAAGCGAACGTAGCCGTATCGCTGGCAAACTACGGTTACGATGCGTGTTTCGTTACGAAGCTGCCTAAACATGCGATCGGTCAGTCGGCGGTAAACAGTCTGCGCAGATACGGCGTGAATACGGCTCACATTGCGCGCGGCGGAGACCGCGTCGGTATTTATTATCTTGAAAAAGGCGCGTCGCAGCGCGGCAGCGTGTGCATTTACGATCGCGCGCATTCGGCGATTCAGGAAGCTTCCTCCGCCGATTTCAACTGGGAAGAAATTTTCAAAGGTGCCGAATGGTTTCATTTTACCGGAATCACGCCGGCGCTCGGCCAAAATATGGTAAACGTCTGCCTTGAAGCGTGCAAAGCCGCCAAAAAAGCGGGCGTAAAGATTTCCTGCGATTTGAACTATCGCGGAAAATTATGGACGCGCGAACAGGCGCGCACGGCTATGACTGAACTGTGCAAATACGTGGACGTGTGTATTTCAAACGAAGAAGACGCAAAAGACGTGTTCGGCATTGAAGCCGCGAACTCCGATATTTACGGCGGAAAACTCGACAAGGAAGGTTATAAAAGCGTTGCGAAACAGCTTGCCGACACGTTCGGTTTTGAAAAAGTGGCGATCACGCTGCGTACTTCCATTTCCGCAAACGACAACGATTGGGCGGCGCTTCTGTTCGACGGCACGGATTACTGCTTCAGCAAGGAATATCACATGCACATCGTCGACCGCGTCGGCGGCGGTGATTCGTTCGGCGGCGGTCTGATTTACGCGCTGCTCGAAGGTAAATCCACGCAGGATGCGGTCGAATTCGCCGTCGCCGCTTCGTGCCTGAAACATACGATTGAAGGCGATTACAATATGGTTACCGTAGACGAAGTTGAAAAACTCGCCGCCGGTAACGCTTCCGGACGTGTTCAGCGGTAA